A section of the Macaca thibetana thibetana isolate TM-01 chromosome 10, ASM2454274v1, whole genome shotgun sequence genome encodes:
- the FAM118A gene encoding protein FAM118A isoform X2, producing the protein MDSVEKTTNRSEQKSRKFLKSLIRKQPQELLLVIGTGVSAAVAPGIPALCSWRSCIEAVIEAAEQLEVLHPGDVADFRRKVTKDRDLLVVAHDLIRKMSPRTGDTKPNFFQDCLMEVFDNLEQHIQNPLVLQSILRLMDRGTMVLTTNYDNLLEIFGQQQSKPMESLDLKDKTKVLEWARGHIKYGVLHIHGLYTDPCGMVLDPSGYKDVTQDAEVMEVLQNLYRTKSFLFVGCGETLRDQIFQALFLYSVPNKVDLEHYMLVLKENEDHFFKHQADMLLHGIKVVSYGDCFDHFPGYVQDLATHICKQQSPDADRVDSTTLLGNACQDCAKRKLEENGIEVSKKLRQSDTDDAGGS; encoded by the exons ATGGATTCAGTGGAGAAGACAACAAATAGAAGTGAACAAAAATCCAG aaagtttttaaaaagcctcaTCCGGAAACAGCCTCAGGAGCTGCTCCTGGTTATTGGGACTGGTGTCAGTGCAGCAGTGGCCCCGGGAATCCCTGCCCTTTGCTCGTGGAGAAGCTGCATCGAGGCCGTCATTGAGGCTGCAGAGCAGCTGGAGGTGCTGCACCCCGGAGACGTCGCCGACTTCCGGAGGAAAGTGACAAAGGACCGGGACCTGTTGGTTGTCGCCCATGATCTGATCCGGAAGATGTCACCT CGCACAGGCGACACCAAGCCCAACTTCTTCCAGGACTGCCTCATGGAGGTGTTTGACAACCTGGAGCAGCACATCCAGAACCCTCTGGTGCTGCAGTCGATCCTCCGCCTGATGGACAGGGGCACTATGGTCCTGACCACCAACTACGACAACCTGCTGGAGATCTTTGGGCAGCAGCAGAGCAAGCCCATGGAGTCTCTGGACCTGAAGGACAAGACCAAG GTCCTTGAGTGGGCAAGAGGGCACATCAAGTACGGCGTCCTCCACATTCATGGCCTCTACACGGACCCCTGCGGGATGGTGCTGGACCCATCGGGGTATAAAGACGTCACTCAAGACGCAGAAGTCATG GAAGTCCTCCAGAACTTATACCGCACGAAGTCCTTTCTGTTTGTGGGCTGTGGAGAGACCCTTCGTGATCAGATATTCCAGGCCCTCTTTCTTTACTCCGTGCCGAATAAGGTGGATTTGGAGCACTACATGCTGGTGCTGAAGGAGAATGAAGACCATTTCTTTAAGCATCAGGCAGATATGCTTCTGCACGGAATCAAAGTTGTATCCTACGGGGACTGTTTTGACCATTTTCCAGGATATGTGCAAGACCTTGCCACTCACATCTGCAAACAGCAAAGCCCAG atGCTGACCGAGTGGACAGCACCACATTATTGG GTAATGCATGCCAGGACTGTGCAAAGAGGAAGTTAGAAGAGAATGGAATTGAAGTTTCAAAAAAACTCAGACAATCAGATACTG ATGATGCTGGAGGGTCTTGA
- the FAM118A gene encoding protein FAM118A isoform X3 — protein sequence MDSVEKTTNRSEQKSSRKFLKSLIRKQPQELLLVIGTGVSAAVAPGIPALCSWRSCIEAVIEAAEQLEVLHPGDVADFRRKVTKDRDLLVVAHDLIRKMSPRTGDTKPNFFQDCLMEVFDNLEQHIQNPLVLQSILRLMDRGTMVLTTNYDNLLEIFGQQQSKPMESLDLKDKTKVLEWARGHIKYGVLHIHGLYTDPCGMVLDPSGYKDVTQDAEVMEVLQNLYRTKSFLFVGCGETLRDQIFQALFLYSVPNKVDLEHYMLVLKENEDHFFKHQADMLLHGIKVVSYGDCFDHFPGYVQDLATHICKQQSPGNACQDCAKRKLEENGIEVSKKLRQSDTDDAGGS from the exons ATGGATTCAGTGGAGAAGACAACAAATAGAAGTGAACAAAAATCCAG tagaaagtttttaaaaagcctcaTCCGGAAACAGCCTCAGGAGCTGCTCCTGGTTATTGGGACTGGTGTCAGTGCAGCAGTGGCCCCGGGAATCCCTGCCCTTTGCTCGTGGAGAAGCTGCATCGAGGCCGTCATTGAGGCTGCAGAGCAGCTGGAGGTGCTGCACCCCGGAGACGTCGCCGACTTCCGGAGGAAAGTGACAAAGGACCGGGACCTGTTGGTTGTCGCCCATGATCTGATCCGGAAGATGTCACCT CGCACAGGCGACACCAAGCCCAACTTCTTCCAGGACTGCCTCATGGAGGTGTTTGACAACCTGGAGCAGCACATCCAGAACCCTCTGGTGCTGCAGTCGATCCTCCGCCTGATGGACAGGGGCACTATGGTCCTGACCACCAACTACGACAACCTGCTGGAGATCTTTGGGCAGCAGCAGAGCAAGCCCATGGAGTCTCTGGACCTGAAGGACAAGACCAAG GTCCTTGAGTGGGCAAGAGGGCACATCAAGTACGGCGTCCTCCACATTCATGGCCTCTACACGGACCCCTGCGGGATGGTGCTGGACCCATCGGGGTATAAAGACGTCACTCAAGACGCAGAAGTCATG GAAGTCCTCCAGAACTTATACCGCACGAAGTCCTTTCTGTTTGTGGGCTGTGGAGAGACCCTTCGTGATCAGATATTCCAGGCCCTCTTTCTTTACTCCGTGCCGAATAAGGTGGATTTGGAGCACTACATGCTGGTGCTGAAGGAGAATGAAGACCATTTCTTTAAGCATCAGGCAGATATGCTTCTGCACGGAATCAAAGTTGTATCCTACGGGGACTGTTTTGACCATTTTCCAGGATATGTGCAAGACCTTGCCACTCACATCTGCAAACAGCAAAGCCCAG GTAATGCATGCCAGGACTGTGCAAAGAGGAAGTTAGAAGAGAATGGAATTGAAGTTTCAAAAAAACTCAGACAATCAGATACTG ATGATGCTGGAGGGTCTTGA
- the FAM118A gene encoding protein FAM118A isoform X1 produces MDSVEKTTNRSEQKSSRKFLKSLIRKQPQELLLVIGTGVSAAVAPGIPALCSWRSCIEAVIEAAEQLEVLHPGDVADFRRKVTKDRDLLVVAHDLIRKMSPRTGDTKPNFFQDCLMEVFDNLEQHIQNPLVLQSILRLMDRGTMVLTTNYDNLLEIFGQQQSKPMESLDLKDKTKVLEWARGHIKYGVLHIHGLYTDPCGMVLDPSGYKDVTQDAEVMEVLQNLYRTKSFLFVGCGETLRDQIFQALFLYSVPNKVDLEHYMLVLKENEDHFFKHQADMLLHGIKVVSYGDCFDHFPGYVQDLATHICKQQSPDADRVDSTTLLGNACQDCAKRKLEENGIEVSKKLRQSDTDDAGGS; encoded by the exons ATGGATTCAGTGGAGAAGACAACAAATAGAAGTGAACAAAAATCCAG tagaaagtttttaaaaagcctcaTCCGGAAACAGCCTCAGGAGCTGCTCCTGGTTATTGGGACTGGTGTCAGTGCAGCAGTGGCCCCGGGAATCCCTGCCCTTTGCTCGTGGAGAAGCTGCATCGAGGCCGTCATTGAGGCTGCAGAGCAGCTGGAGGTGCTGCACCCCGGAGACGTCGCCGACTTCCGGAGGAAAGTGACAAAGGACCGGGACCTGTTGGTTGTCGCCCATGATCTGATCCGGAAGATGTCACCT CGCACAGGCGACACCAAGCCCAACTTCTTCCAGGACTGCCTCATGGAGGTGTTTGACAACCTGGAGCAGCACATCCAGAACCCTCTGGTGCTGCAGTCGATCCTCCGCCTGATGGACAGGGGCACTATGGTCCTGACCACCAACTACGACAACCTGCTGGAGATCTTTGGGCAGCAGCAGAGCAAGCCCATGGAGTCTCTGGACCTGAAGGACAAGACCAAG GTCCTTGAGTGGGCAAGAGGGCACATCAAGTACGGCGTCCTCCACATTCATGGCCTCTACACGGACCCCTGCGGGATGGTGCTGGACCCATCGGGGTATAAAGACGTCACTCAAGACGCAGAAGTCATG GAAGTCCTCCAGAACTTATACCGCACGAAGTCCTTTCTGTTTGTGGGCTGTGGAGAGACCCTTCGTGATCAGATATTCCAGGCCCTCTTTCTTTACTCCGTGCCGAATAAGGTGGATTTGGAGCACTACATGCTGGTGCTGAAGGAGAATGAAGACCATTTCTTTAAGCATCAGGCAGATATGCTTCTGCACGGAATCAAAGTTGTATCCTACGGGGACTGTTTTGACCATTTTCCAGGATATGTGCAAGACCTTGCCACTCACATCTGCAAACAGCAAAGCCCAG atGCTGACCGAGTGGACAGCACCACATTATTGG GTAATGCATGCCAGGACTGTGCAAAGAGGAAGTTAGAAGAGAATGGAATTGAAGTTTCAAAAAAACTCAGACAATCAGATACTG ATGATGCTGGAGGGTCTTGA